A genomic window from Silene latifolia isolate original U9 population chromosome 11, ASM4854445v1, whole genome shotgun sequence includes:
- the LOC141613134 gene encoding major pollen allergen Ole e 10-like — MSKILSHLVLAFFILSFAGKLADAKCRYCVANPKASDKLIQEKLDFCCGQLPDSCDAIRPGGPCYVPNNLRAAASYVFSNWYAGGSDCDFDGAEILTTKNPSHDNCKFDCGP, encoded by the exons ATGTCTAAGATTTTATCCCATCTAGTTTTGGCATTCTTCATTTTGTCCTTTGCTGGAAAATTGGCTG ACGCAAAATGTAGATATTGTGTAGCAAATCCAAAAGCCTCAGATAAGCTAATACAAGAAAAGCTTGATTTTTGTTGCGGTCAACTTCCTGATTCTTGTGATGCTATACGGCCGGGAGGACCATGTTACGTGCCAAATAATTTAAGGGCAGCAGCCTCTTATGTATTTAGCAATTGGTATGCAGGAGGATCTGATTGTGATTTTGACGGTGCTGAAATCTTGACTACAAAAAATCCAA